A genome region from Chengkuizengella sp. SCS-71B includes the following:
- the opp4C gene encoding oligopeptide ABC transporter permease, whose translation MSQINTVPETTKQQLINPDFKHKPDTLLKIILRKFFKNKLAVFGAVILCLIISASICAPWLTPYTFEEQNILNKLQPPSGEHLLGTDKFGRDLLTRILYGARISLFVGFASIAGAITIGTVVGAIAGYFGGLIDSILMRFVDTLYAIPTLFLLITLVTIFQPGVDKLILIFISTSWMTTARLVRAEFLSLRTREFVLSAKTIGTKSGTIIFSHILPNAIGPIIVAATIGVGAIILSEAALSYLGLGIQPPTPSWGNMLQDAQNYTIMLKAWWYPTFPGLMILITVLCFNFVGDGLRDAFDPKVNE comes from the coding sequence ATGTCACAAATCAATACAGTACCTGAAACTACAAAACAACAACTAATAAACCCCGATTTTAAACATAAACCAGATACCTTGTTGAAAATTATCTTGAGAAAATTTTTCAAAAATAAACTCGCAGTTTTTGGGGCTGTTATATTATGTCTGATCATTTCAGCATCTATATGTGCTCCATGGTTAACACCATACACGTTTGAAGAGCAGAACATTTTAAATAAGCTTCAACCTCCAAGTGGGGAACATTTATTAGGGACAGATAAGTTTGGAAGAGATTTATTAACGAGGATATTATATGGGGCAAGGATATCCTTATTCGTTGGTTTTGCATCTATTGCCGGTGCAATAACGATTGGAACCGTTGTAGGGGCAATTGCAGGTTATTTTGGAGGGTTAATTGACTCTATTTTAATGAGGTTTGTAGATACGCTTTATGCTATTCCTACTCTATTTTTATTAATAACGTTAGTCACTATCTTTCAACCAGGTGTGGATAAATTAATTCTTATTTTTATTTCGACAAGTTGGATGACCACGGCTCGTTTAGTACGAGCAGAGTTCCTATCATTAAGAACCCGAGAGTTTGTATTATCCGCTAAAACAATAGGAACAAAAAGTGGAACCATTATTTTTTCTCATATTTTACCTAATGCAATCGGACCAATTATTGTTGCTGCAACTATAGGTGTTGGTGCCATCATATTATCTGAAGCTGCACTTAGCTATTTAGGGTTAGGAATTCAACCACCAACTCCAAGCTGGGGTAATATGTTACAAGATGCTCAAAACTACACGATCATGTTAAAAGCATGGTGGTACCCGACATTCCCAGGACTAATGATATTAATTACGGTTTTATGCTTTAACTTTGTAGGTGATGGCTTGCGTGATGCCTTTGATCCAAAAGTGAATGAGTAA
- a CDS encoding glycosyl hydrolase, which produces MHKIKFLSLMTTLTLLITTLIPANLAIADITENDVAVGAGGYSTVQKGTQLYNWVLGPRKSPPAEDFTTSNFDGKPLPTNDWLTSVLWHQYSGALYAHPLSFQATPTGFEISNPPKTVNTLLDGENELEREHRPGQIDLEVQATTFSPSDAKADKLDDWSADILMASSDGSKKMKATIAHGSPYAYFTFDGAEPKVKFNLATTILHEDASSIQISVNNNGQTNFYGLYAPIGTTWTNNGNEVIADLPVGKDFFTVAGLPDGDVNTFNFYKDRAFAFVTDTRVDWNYDEASSTLTTDYIITTTAMEGANTETITALYPHQWRNNPLISDSSYLSTYDTIRGTMKTIAGTDFSTQYVFNGILPWMPELTDPTDIAKLEDYVTQYFDYGMGLNPPFINAGADGGNGGYDTYWMGKNLGRISNLAPITAQLNDDVKTDAFVQSMKNTMEWWFTPTKFNEAGQPVEDNYFYYDDHWKTLIGYSASYFSDTELNDHHFHWGYWIYAAAQVALQEANTVDAWDQQDQWGGMVNELIGDIATTDRNSSKYPFLRNFDPYAGHSWANGPGFIDANEWRYGGNNHESSSEAMNAWASLILWGEATGNDEIRDAGIYMYTTEREAINNYWFDIYGDVFEPEFSNDDAVMVWGGKYNHTTWWTENPVEAHGIQMLPITPASLYLGTDPNYVAQNYNNTYAEFPNYLQKKQQFGWEGIDNVDVWQDILVSYYALSNPAEALTLWKDEDTEVDPAVGVEFGESRAHTFQWIRSLDVYGLPNFEITANTPLYSVFTKDGLNTYVAYNASDTDITVTFSDCYELMVPANAMAQETAVSPGGNCSGTPPSGGEPQVPDAEIPTAPSNLTPANVTGTTVDLSWTASTDNVGVTGYDIYQDGLLVAHTTTTAYQVSELTENTTYLFEVIAKDAAGNSSTASNSVSVTTDAAPSSGGNVFVGPDFTIEVVDSGSSVTFKFTPDGIASFADLHYIVNNGVQQNVGSVEQNGVWEFTIQGLNIGDIIDFQYTYFITFGQDSAWFQYVVGSGGATNPDSPVEPVVDTEAPTAPTNLNFTAKGETTVDLAWTAATDNVGVASYDIYKDGILEGNTTSTSHTVTGLTENTAYTFTVVAKDAAGNESAASNGLQVTTDAVPGTPTDPSLQHGATYLNFTEATIWFIPEANATYDYIILHYKINDGPQENPMLIYNDTTGRYEFTVTNGQVIQNLQYGFTYKKAGEFQQEIPMVNSTP; this is translated from the coding sequence TTGCATAAAATTAAATTTTTGTCATTAATGACAACGCTTACACTACTTATAACTACTTTAATTCCCGCTAATCTAGCAATAGCTGACATTACTGAAAATGATGTTGCTGTAGGTGCAGGTGGGTATTCTACAGTTCAGAAAGGAACACAACTATATAATTGGGTGTTGGGACCAAGAAAATCACCACCTGCGGAAGATTTTACAACAAGCAATTTTGATGGAAAACCTTTACCAACTAATGATTGGTTAACTTCAGTATTATGGCACCAATATTCAGGTGCTTTATATGCACATCCATTATCTTTTCAAGCAACACCAACTGGTTTTGAAATTAGTAACCCTCCAAAAACAGTCAACACATTATTAGACGGTGAAAATGAATTAGAAAGAGAGCACCGTCCAGGTCAAATTGATTTAGAGGTTCAAGCGACTACATTTTCACCTTCAGATGCAAAAGCAGACAAGCTTGACGATTGGTCTGCAGATATCTTAATGGCAAGTAGTGATGGAAGTAAAAAGATGAAAGCAACGATTGCACATGGTAGTCCTTATGCATATTTTACGTTTGACGGTGCAGAGCCAAAGGTTAAGTTTAATCTAGCTACAACGATATTGCATGAAGATGCTTCTTCAATTCAAATTTCAGTAAACAACAACGGTCAAACTAACTTTTACGGTTTATATGCTCCAATAGGTACAACTTGGACAAATAATGGAAATGAAGTGATTGCGGATTTACCTGTAGGTAAGGACTTCTTTACTGTTGCTGGTTTACCTGACGGTGATGTGAATACGTTTAACTTCTATAAAGATCGTGCTTTTGCTTTTGTTACAGATACTAGAGTAGATTGGAACTATGATGAAGCAAGCAGTACTTTAACTACGGATTACATTATTACAACAACAGCAATGGAAGGTGCAAACACTGAAACGATCACAGCACTTTATCCACATCAGTGGAGAAATAATCCATTGATATCTGACTCATCTTATTTATCTACGTATGATACGATTCGCGGCACAATGAAAACGATTGCAGGAACTGATTTCAGCACACAGTATGTATTTAATGGTATTTTGCCTTGGATGCCTGAACTAACAGATCCTACAGATATTGCTAAACTTGAAGATTATGTTACTCAATATTTTGATTATGGTATGGGACTTAATCCTCCGTTCATAAATGCAGGTGCTGATGGAGGTAATGGTGGATACGATACGTATTGGATGGGTAAAAACCTCGGACGAATATCTAATCTTGCTCCAATTACGGCTCAATTAAACGATGATGTAAAAACAGATGCTTTTGTTCAATCTATGAAAAACACAATGGAATGGTGGTTCACACCTACCAAATTTAATGAAGCCGGACAACCTGTAGAAGATAACTATTTCTATTATGATGATCATTGGAAAACATTAATAGGTTATAGTGCTAGTTATTTTTCAGATACAGAACTAAATGATCATCATTTCCATTGGGGGTATTGGATTTATGCGGCTGCACAAGTTGCACTTCAAGAAGCAAATACAGTTGATGCATGGGATCAACAAGACCAATGGGGCGGTATGGTAAATGAATTAATTGGTGATATTGCAACAACAGATCGAAATTCAAGCAAATACCCATTTTTGAGAAATTTTGACCCGTATGCAGGTCATTCATGGGCAAATGGACCCGGATTTATTGATGCAAATGAATGGAGATATGGTGGAAACAACCATGAATCTTCATCTGAAGCGATGAATGCTTGGGCTTCATTAATCCTTTGGGGTGAAGCTACCGGAAACGACGAAATAAGAGATGCCGGTATATATATGTATACTACTGAAAGAGAAGCGATTAATAACTATTGGTTCGATATCTATGGTGATGTATTTGAACCTGAATTTTCAAATGACGATGCAGTTATGGTATGGGGAGGCAAATACAATCATACAACATGGTGGACTGAAAACCCAGTAGAAGCACACGGAATTCAAATGTTACCGATTACACCAGCTTCACTTTATCTTGGAACTGATCCGAATTATGTTGCGCAAAACTACAACAATACGTATGCTGAATTTCCAAATTATTTGCAAAAGAAACAACAGTTCGGATGGGAAGGAATAGATAATGTAGATGTTTGGCAGGACATATTGGTTTCTTATTATGCACTTAGTAATCCAGCAGAGGCTTTAACATTATGGAAGGATGAAGACACGGAGGTTGATCCAGCTGTTGGTGTGGAATTTGGTGAATCTAGAGCGCACACGTTCCAATGGATTAGATCTTTAGATGTGTATGGATTACCAAACTTTGAAATTACAGCAAACACACCGCTTTACTCTGTATTTACTAAGGATGGACTGAATACGTATGTAGCTTACAACGCATCAGATACAGATATAACAGTTACTTTCTCTGACTGCTATGAATTAATGGTTCCGGCTAATGCGATGGCTCAAGAAACAGCAGTTAGTCCAGGTGGCAATTGTTCTGGAACACCTCCATCAGGAGGAGAACCTCAAGTGCCTGATGCTGAAATTCCAACAGCGCCATCGAACTTAACACCAGCTAATGTAACTGGTACAACTGTAGATTTATCTTGGACAGCCTCTACAGATAACGTAGGAGTAACAGGATATGATATCTATCAGGATGGGTTACTTGTAGCTCATACAACGACAACAGCATATCAGGTCTCAGAATTAACAGAAAATACAACTTATTTATTTGAAGTTATAGCGAAGGATGCAGCCGGAAATAGCTCAACAGCTAGCAACTCTGTATCTGTTACAACGGATGCAGCACCTTCATCGGGTGGAAATGTTTTTGTAGGTCCTGATTTTACCATTGAGGTTGTAGATAGCGGAAGTAGTGTGACATTTAAATTCACGCCAGATGGCATAGCTAGTTTTGCAGACTTACATTATATAGTGAATAATGGCGTACAACAAAATGTTGGAAGTGTGGAGCAGAACGGAGTTTGGGAGTTTACCATTCAAGGATTGAATATAGGAGATATTATAGATTTCCAATATACTTATTTCATCACCTTCGGACAAGATTCAGCTTGGTTCCAATATGTTGTAGGTTCAGGAGGAGCTACCAATCCAGATTCGCCAGTAGAACCAGTAGTAGACACGGAAGCACCGACAGCACCAACAAACCTAAACTTTACAGCAAAAGGTGAAACTACAGTTGACTTAGCATGGACAGCAGCAACAGATAACGTAGGAGTAGCTAGTTATGATATTTATAAAGATGGAATACTTGAGGGCAATACAACAAGCACATCTCATACAGTAACAGGATTAACAGAAAATACTGCATATACGTTTACTGTAGTGGCTAAAGACGCAGCAGGGAACGAATCTGCAGCAAGTAATGGTTTACAAGTGACTACAGATGCAGTACCAGGAACTCCAACAGATCCATCATTGCAGCACGGGGCAACTTATTTAAACTTTACAGAAGCTACCATTTGGTTTATACCAGAAGCTAATGCAACTTACGATTATATCATTTTACATTATAAGATTAACGATGGACCACAAGAAAATCCAATGTTAATTTACAACGATACTACTGGAAGATATGAATTTACTGTAACTAATGGACAAGTGATTCAAAATTTACAATATGGTTTTACGTACAAAAAAGCAGGGGAATTCCAACAGGAGATTCCTATGGTGAATAGCACACCATAA
- a CDS encoding peptide-binding protein, with translation MNFKKASWLLLSLTLVFSLFLSACGSEPTTGDDSATSEESEATTEGQASSDSKYGGTLVMGSTGAPTLFNPLYSTDTSSTDIERLIFSAPVSSDTSFEVEYDLAKDIQSSEDGLTFTVTLRDDVTFHDGEPLTADDLIFTYSIPLSDDYVGERGSNFEMIDTITKIDEYTVEFKLKQKDVTFLPTTLTYYVLPEHILKDVPIADLGEHEFNTKNPIGSGPFKFEEWKDGEYVKVVRNDDYFNGKPYLDAIIYKIVPDANVLIAQLQAGDVDYFPSVPGSDIATVKEWAPESGVKIESGLALSYTYLGYNQQNELFQDKKVRQALTHAIDREAIIEGVLNGDGEVANVPESPLSWAYNNEVPVFKYDVDKAKKLLEQAGWKDTDNDGILDKDGKKFAFELKTNQGNTIREDIVVVLQQQFKEIGIEATPNIMEWSAYIEAISAPNWDYDALVLGWSLSTFPDQYDIFHSSQSEEGLNFVWYSNPEADALIEEARQIIDRKEYKKAYGEIYKIIAEDQPYTFLYYPNKHQAIPENLKGYTFHGKNDLYHPHEWWLKKE, from the coding sequence GTGAATTTTAAAAAAGCATCATGGCTTTTATTAAGCCTAACTTTAGTTTTTTCATTATTTTTATCGGCGTGTGGCAGTGAACCAACTACGGGGGATGATTCAGCAACAAGTGAGGAATCAGAAGCAACGACAGAAGGGCAAGCAAGTAGTGATTCCAAATATGGTGGAACATTGGTTATGGGATCAACGGGTGCCCCTACTTTATTTAATCCACTATATTCTACAGATACTTCCAGTACAGATATTGAAAGATTAATTTTTTCAGCACCTGTTAGTTCAGATACAAGCTTTGAAGTTGAATATGATTTAGCAAAAGATATTCAATCTTCGGAGGATGGATTAACGTTTACAGTTACTCTTCGAGACGATGTTACATTTCATGATGGTGAGCCTCTCACAGCCGATGACCTTATATTTACGTACAGCATCCCTTTAAGTGATGATTACGTTGGAGAACGCGGTTCTAATTTTGAAATGATAGACACGATTACAAAAATTGATGAATATACCGTTGAATTTAAGTTGAAACAAAAGGATGTAACGTTTTTACCTACGACGTTAACCTATTATGTTTTACCTGAACATATTTTAAAAGATGTGCCAATTGCTGATTTAGGTGAACATGAGTTTAATACGAAAAATCCAATTGGTTCTGGTCCTTTTAAATTTGAAGAATGGAAAGATGGAGAATATGTAAAAGTCGTTCGTAACGATGATTACTTCAATGGGAAACCTTATCTAGATGCGATTATTTACAAAATTGTGCCAGATGCAAATGTGTTGATAGCCCAATTACAAGCAGGAGACGTTGATTACTTCCCAAGTGTTCCTGGAAGTGATATTGCTACCGTTAAAGAATGGGCACCTGAATCAGGAGTGAAAATCGAATCAGGTCTTGCTTTATCTTATACGTATTTAGGTTATAACCAACAAAATGAGCTGTTTCAAGATAAAAAAGTCCGTCAAGCTCTAACGCATGCCATTGATCGTGAAGCCATTATTGAAGGAGTTTTGAATGGAGATGGCGAGGTAGCGAATGTTCCAGAAAGTCCGCTTTCATGGGCATATAATAATGAAGTTCCTGTATTTAAGTATGATGTAGATAAAGCAAAGAAATTATTAGAACAAGCTGGATGGAAAGATACTGATAATGATGGAATATTAGACAAAGACGGCAAAAAATTTGCTTTTGAGCTTAAAACAAATCAAGGAAATACAATCCGTGAAGATATCGTTGTAGTTCTACAACAACAATTTAAAGAAATTGGTATTGAAGCAACTCCAAATATTATGGAGTGGAGTGCATATATAGAAGCTATATCTGCACCAAACTGGGATTATGATGCCCTTGTTTTAGGATGGAGTTTATCTACTTTCCCAGATCAATATGATATTTTCCATTCAAGTCAAAGTGAAGAAGGACTTAACTTTGTATGGTATTCAAATCCAGAAGCTGATGCATTAATAGAGGAAGCTAGGCAGATTATTGATAGAAAAGAATATAAGAAAGCTTACGGTGAAATTTATAAAATTATTGCAGAAGACCAACCTTATACATTTTTATATTATCCTAATAAACATCAGGCCATTCCTGAAAATCTAAAAGGATATACATTCCACGGAAAGAATGATTTATACCATCCACATGAATGGTGGCTAAAAAAGGAGTAA
- the bioF gene encoding 8-amino-7-oxononanoate synthase — MSSHQKWNWMQEELKQLEQKSQLRSLHETTILENGWILRDGKKMLNLASNDYLGLSERLNRSNLTALIEEEERISSSLRFGSTASRLIVGNDPIYRELETEFASFKGTEDSLVFSSGYMANIGVMSTVVGRKDVVFSDRLNHASIVDGIILSRAEHKRFRHRDVEHLEHLLKKADPNRKKLIVTDSIFSMDGSVAPLKQLVELKNKYGAMLMVDEAHSGGIYGEKGQGLVHALGLTDEVDILMGTFSKAYGCYGAYIAGDSVLIQYLMNKARSFIFTTALPPVNIAAIQRNWSRIQAEGWRQKSLLEKSDWFKQQLQSRGFNTGESESQIIPLIVGDNKKTMEFSALLQEKGVAAVAVRPPTVPEGTARIRFTIMSLHQDYDLERALVLIDEIGECLKVKK; from the coding sequence ATGAGTTCTCATCAAAAATGGAATTGGATGCAAGAAGAATTAAAACAATTAGAACAAAAATCCCAACTAAGATCATTGCATGAAACAACAATATTGGAAAATGGATGGATCTTACGTGACGGTAAAAAAATGTTGAACTTAGCTTCAAACGACTATTTAGGTTTAAGTGAGAGGTTGAACAGATCCAATCTAACTGCATTAATAGAGGAAGAAGAGAGAATCTCTTCTTCTCTTCGTTTTGGTTCAACAGCATCCAGATTGATTGTTGGAAATGATCCTATTTATAGAGAGTTAGAAACGGAGTTTGCTTCTTTTAAGGGGACAGAGGATAGTTTAGTGTTCAGTAGTGGATATATGGCAAACATTGGAGTCATGTCAACGGTAGTTGGAAGAAAGGATGTAGTATTTAGCGATCGTTTAAATCATGCGAGTATTGTAGATGGGATTATTTTAAGCAGGGCGGAGCATAAACGTTTTAGACATAGAGATGTAGAGCATTTAGAACATCTGTTAAAAAAAGCAGATCCCAATCGGAAAAAACTGATTGTCACGGATTCCATTTTTAGCATGGATGGTAGTGTAGCGCCTTTAAAGCAGTTAGTTGAATTGAAAAATAAATACGGTGCTATGCTTATGGTGGATGAAGCACATAGCGGTGGTATTTATGGAGAGAAAGGTCAGGGATTAGTACATGCTTTAGGATTAACTGATGAAGTGGATATTTTAATGGGTACTTTTAGTAAAGCATACGGTTGTTACGGGGCATATATTGCAGGCGACTCCGTTCTAATACAATACTTAATGAACAAAGCAAGGAGTTTTATATTTACTACAGCATTGCCTCCTGTTAATATTGCTGCAATTCAGCGAAATTGGTCACGTATTCAGGCTGAGGGTTGGAGACAAAAATCGTTATTAGAAAAATCAGACTGGTTTAAACAACAACTTCAATCGAGAGGTTTTAATACAGGAGAAAGTGAATCGCAAATTATTCCACTAATTGTTGGAGATAACAAAAAAACGATGGAATTTAGTGCTCTTTTACAAGAAAAAGGAGTAGCTGCAGTAGCAGTGAGACCTCCGACGGTACCAGAGGGTACAGCAAGAATTCGTTTTACGATAATGAGTTTACATCAAGACTATGATTTGGAAAGGGCATTAGTGCTTATAGATGAGATTGGTGAATGTTTAAAGGTCAAAAAATAA
- the bioB gene encoding biotin synthase BioB, translated as MITTKPNWNEYAEKAINGELLTLEEGLSVLEADDDELLSIMNAAFQVRKHYYGKKVKLNLIINAKSGLCPEDCGYCSQSIVSDAPIEKYSLLEKDTLIDGAKKAQEMKVGTYCIVASGRGPSNKELDEVIDAVKEIKDTMPMKICACLGILSDEQAARLKDAGVDRYNHNLNTSKSNYANITSTHTYDDRVDTVEQVKKSGMSPCSGCIVGMGESNQEIVETAYALRELDADSIPVNFLNAIKGTPLENMDELNPRKCLKVLALFRFINPTKEIRVSGGREVNLKSLQALGLYAANSIFVGDYLTTEGQEATADHKMVEDLGFEIEECAL; from the coding sequence ATGATTACTACAAAACCAAATTGGAATGAATATGCTGAAAAAGCAATAAATGGTGAGTTGCTAACGTTAGAAGAAGGGTTATCTGTGTTAGAAGCGGATGATGATGAGTTATTATCCATTATGAACGCTGCATTCCAAGTCAGAAAACATTATTACGGGAAAAAAGTAAAGTTAAATTTAATTATAAATGCCAAAAGCGGACTATGCCCTGAAGATTGCGGTTATTGCTCTCAGTCCATTGTTTCTGATGCACCTATTGAAAAATATTCGTTGTTAGAAAAAGATACGTTAATAGATGGAGCTAAAAAAGCGCAAGAAATGAAAGTAGGTACATATTGTATTGTAGCTAGTGGAAGAGGTCCGTCAAATAAAGAGTTAGATGAAGTGATTGATGCTGTTAAAGAAATCAAAGATACTATGCCTATGAAAATTTGTGCTTGTTTAGGAATCTTATCTGATGAGCAAGCAGCACGTCTGAAAGATGCGGGTGTAGATCGCTATAATCATAACTTAAACACTAGTAAATCCAATTATGCCAACATTACCTCAACTCATACTTATGATGATCGTGTAGACACAGTTGAACAAGTGAAAAAATCTGGCATGTCTCCTTGTTCAGGTTGTATTGTTGGAATGGGAGAATCCAATCAGGAGATCGTTGAAACAGCTTATGCATTACGTGAATTAGATGCAGATTCTATTCCTGTAAACTTTTTAAATGCGATTAAAGGAACCCCTCTAGAAAACATGGATGAGTTAAATCCGCGAAAATGTTTGAAAGTACTAGCCTTGTTCCGTTTCATTAATCCGACAAAAGAAATTCGTGTTTCTGGTGGCCGTGAAGTGAATTTAAAATCATTACAGGCACTTGGTTTATATGCGGCAAACTCCATTTTTGTAGGGGATTATTTAACGACAGAAGGGCAAGAAGCTACAGCAGATCACAAAATGGTAGAAGATCTTGGATTTGAAATTGAGGAATGTGCTTTATAA
- a CDS encoding ABC transporter permease: MTTYIIRRLVMAVPLLLGITIISFGIIQMAPGDPTSLLMDPNISPADRAKFMEKYGLNDPVYIQYFKWVGNMLQGDFGTSLLQKGTPVTELITNRLPNTLLLMLVSTILAFLISIPFGIYSATRPYSKTDYSVSVISFLGLATPNFWLGLILIMFFSVKLGWFPTGGVSTLGASFNIWDRIHHLILPAFVLASADMATLTRHTRSSMLDVTKQDYMRTARAKGFKERTVIYKHGLRNGLTPVITIFGILLPTFIGGSVIVETVFSWPGIGRLFFESAYSRDYPVIMGLTVLSSVFVVLGNIIADILYAVADPRVEY; the protein is encoded by the coding sequence ATGACAACGTATATTATTCGTAGACTCGTAATGGCTGTTCCCTTGTTGTTAGGCATAACAATTATCTCCTTTGGAATCATACAGATGGCTCCAGGAGATCCTACAAGCTTATTGATGGACCCAAATATAAGCCCTGCTGATAGAGCAAAGTTTATGGAAAAGTACGGATTGAATGATCCTGTTTATATTCAATATTTTAAGTGGGTGGGAAATATGTTGCAAGGGGATTTTGGAACCTCATTATTGCAAAAAGGCACCCCAGTTACTGAGTTGATCACAAATAGACTACCCAATACCTTGTTGTTGATGCTCGTTTCTACGATTTTAGCATTTTTAATTTCTATTCCTTTTGGTATATATTCTGCTACTAGACCTTATTCAAAAACAGATTATAGTGTTTCAGTAATATCTTTTTTGGGACTAGCAACTCCCAACTTTTGGTTAGGTTTAATATTAATCATGTTTTTCTCGGTCAAACTTGGCTGGTTTCCTACCGGTGGTGTTTCTACTTTAGGTGCTTCATTTAATATATGGGATCGCATTCATCACTTAATATTACCTGCCTTTGTATTAGCATCTGCTGATATGGCTACATTAACACGTCATACACGATCAAGTATGCTTGATGTAACGAAACAAGATTATATGAGAACAGCTAGGGCAAAAGGTTTCAAGGAACGAACAGTGATTTACAAACATGGTCTTCGAAATGGATTGACACCAGTAATAACGATCTTCGGGATATTGCTTCCTACATTTATTGGTGGATCTGTAATTGTTGAAACTGTATTTTCATGGCCAGGTATTGGAAGGCTTTTCTTTGAATCTGCATATTCTAGGGATTATCCAGTTATTATGGGATTAACTGTATTGTCATCAGTGTTCGTTGTATTAGGAAACATTATTGCCGATATATTATATGCAGTCGCTGATCCGCGGGTTGAATATTAA
- the bioD gene encoding dethiobiotin synthase — MKSKGLFITATDTGVGKTEVAAALAAFIKNKRKIENVQLWKPVQSGVVMGDPEADSYRLLNGSGLNQKEEDIATYTFSQPLAPWIAAEREGKKVDFLKLVEEGRNRLHHSDFLITEGAGGLIVPITQDKTIANLASELNLPMILVARAGLGTVNHTCLSISYAHKMGLEVKGVILNGYQDETDPSLEENITMIEKFGGVSVIGKLPWMNYQNEQKMNWPLRRKKWIEIIDKHLDLKSIFEYILINE; from the coding sequence ATGAAAAGTAAGGGTTTATTTATTACTGCAACGGATACAGGAGTGGGGAAAACGGAAGTTGCAGCAGCGCTAGCAGCTTTTATAAAGAACAAAAGAAAAATTGAAAATGTCCAATTATGGAAACCCGTGCAATCAGGAGTGGTAATGGGTGATCCAGAAGCAGACAGTTATCGATTATTAAATGGAAGTGGATTGAATCAAAAGGAAGAAGATATCGCAACCTATACATTTTCCCAACCTCTAGCACCATGGATCGCAGCAGAGAGAGAAGGCAAAAAGGTTGACTTTTTAAAGTTGGTAGAAGAGGGACGTAACCGCTTACATCATAGCGATTTTCTCATTACTGAAGGAGCAGGCGGACTCATTGTACCCATTACTCAAGATAAAACGATAGCTAATTTAGCAAGTGAATTAAACCTTCCAATGATTCTCGTGGCTAGAGCTGGCTTAGGTACAGTAAACCATACTTGTCTATCTATTTCCTATGCTCATAAGATGGGGCTTGAGGTCAAAGGAGTTATTTTAAATGGTTATCAAGATGAAACTGATCCTTCTCTTGAAGAGAATATCACAATGATTGAAAAGTTTGGAGGAGTTTCAGTCATAGGTAAACTACCGTGGATGAACTATCAAAATGAACAAAAAATGAATTGGCCATTAAGAAGGAAAAAATGGATTGAAATCATAGATAAACATTTGGATTTAAAATCTATTTTTGAATATATTCTTATTAATGAATAG
- a CDS encoding alpha/beta fold hydrolase: MSKKCMWIYGWAMSTQIWSEVIESLPDFEHYLVNFSECNEINDFYKVIENKLKASPGEWTLIGWSLGGMLALETIFNQKKREQFGIDSIVIISSTLKFVSQDRSEGWPQRIVQRMKTQLLAQPEETIKQFKKFVFQSTDHTKLRGVFTQAAETDFNLNGLEAGLNYLMKTDLTSSWNHFSEEENTIPILWIHGENDEVCPLPSSPSSITNGEKIIVGEGHAPFLFDREKFINLTKQFLN, translated from the coding sequence ATGTCAAAAAAGTGTATGTGGATTTATGGTTGGGCAATGTCCACGCAAATTTGGTCTGAAGTAATTGAGAGCTTACCGGATTTTGAACATTATTTAGTTAATTTTAGTGAATGTAATGAAATTAACGATTTTTATAAAGTAATTGAAAACAAATTGAAGGCTTCTCCAGGTGAATGGACATTAATAGGTTGGTCATTAGGGGGCATGCTTGCATTAGAAACGATTTTTAATCAAAAGAAGAGAGAACAATTTGGCATAGATTCTATAGTCATCATTTCATCAACTTTAAAATTTGTGAGTCAGGACCGTTCAGAAGGATGGCCTCAAAGAATTGTTCAACGCATGAAAACCCAGCTGTTAGCTCAACCTGAAGAGACAATAAAACAATTTAAAAAGTTTGTTTTTCAATCCACAGATCATACGAAATTGAGAGGAGTTTTTACTCAAGCTGCAGAGACGGATTTTAATTTGAATGGTTTAGAAGCAGGGTTGAATTATTTAATGAAAACAGACCTTACATCAAGTTGGAACCATTTTTCTGAAGAGGAAAATACCATTCCTATTCTATGGATACATGGAGAAAATGATGAGGTGTGTCCATTGCCTAGCTCCCCATCTAGTATAACGAATGGTGAGAAAATCATAGTAGGAGAGGGACATGCTCCGTTTTTATTTGATAGAGAAAAATTTATCAACTTGACCAAGCAATTTTTGAATTAA